One Capra hircus breed San Clemente chromosome 29, ASM170441v1, whole genome shotgun sequence genomic region harbors:
- the PANX3 gene encoding pannexin-3, with the protein MSLAHTAAEYMLSDALLPDRKGPRLKGLRLELPLDRMVKFVAVGFPLLLVSLAFAQEFSSGSPISCFCPSNFSIRQAAYVDSSCWDSLVHHEQDESGQSKTKSLWPHKALPYSLLALAVAMYLPVLLWQYAAVPALTSDLLFIISELDKSYNRAIRLVQHMLKIRQESSDPDVFWDELEKARKERYFEFPLLERYLACKQRSHSLVATYLLRNALLLLFTSATYLYLGHFHLDVFFQEEFSCSIKTGLLHDETHIPDLITCRLTSLSVFQIVSLASVAIYTLLVPVILYNLTRLCRWDKRLLSIYEMLPAFDLLSRKMLGCPINDLNVILLFLRANISELISFSWLSVLCALKDTATQKHNIDTVVDFMTLLAGLEPSKPKHLTHGMCDENP; encoded by the exons ATGTCGCTCGCACACACAGCTGCAGAATACATGCTCTCGGATGCCCTGCTGCCCGACCGCAAGGGCCCCCGCCTCAAAGGACTGCGCCTGGAGCTTCCCCTCGACCGAATGGTCAAGTTCGTAGCCGTGGGCTTCCCCCTGCTGCTGGTGTCACTGGCCTTTGCCCAGGAGTTCTCCTCCG GGTCTCCCATCAGCTGCTTTTGTCCCAGTAACTTCAGCATCCGGCAGGCTGCCTACGTGGACAGTTCTTGTTGGGACTCCCTGGTTCACCATGAACAGGATGAGTCTGGCCAGTCCAAGACGAAATCCCTCTGGCCTCACAAG GCCCTCCCTTACTCGCTGCTGGCCCTGGCCGTGGCCATGTACCTGCCGGTTCTGCTGTGGCAGTATGCAGCCGTGCCGGCCCTCACCTCGGACCTGCTGTTCATCATTAGTGAGCTGGACAAGTCCTACAACCGCGCCATCCGCCTGGTGCAGCACATGCTGAAGATCCGACAGGAGAGCTCGGACCCTGATGTGTTCTGGGATGAGCTGGAAAA GGCTCGGAAAGAACGGTACTTTGAATTCCCCTTGCTGGAGCGGTACCTGGCCTGTAAGCAGCGCTCACACTCACTAGTGGCCACCTACCTCCTGAGGAACGCCCTCTTGCTCCTCTTCACCTCCGCCACCTACCTGTACCTGGGCCACTTTCACCTGGACGTCTTCTTCCAAGAGGAATTCAGTTGTTCCATCAAGACAGGGCTGCTACATGATGAGACCCACATCCCCGACCTCATCACATGTAGGCTGACCTCTTTGTCTGTCTTCCAGATTGTCAGTCTCGCCAGCGTAGCCATCTACACCCTGTTGGTTCCAGTGATACTATACAACCTCACACGGCTCTGCCGGTGGGACAAACGGCTCCTCTCTATCTACGAGATGCTCCCAGCTTTTGATCTTCTCAGcagaaaaatgctgggctgtcCCATCAATGACCTCAATGTGATCCTTCTTTTCCTCCGAGCCAACATCTCTGAGCTCATCTCTTTTAGCTGGTTGAGTGTCCTCTGTGCGCTGAAGGACACAGCCACCCAGAAGCACAACATTGACACCGTGGTTGATTTCATGACTTTATTGGCTGGCTTAGAACCCTCAAAACCTAAACATCTCACCCACGGGATGTGTGATGAAAATCCATAG